A window of the Fusarium poae strain DAOMC 252244 chromosome 3, whole genome shotgun sequence genome harbors these coding sequences:
- the PAM17 gene encoding TIM23 complex component (TransMembrane:2 (i106-124o144-170i)~BUSCO:46233at5125), whose protein sequence is MASPLKTFVLRMPATGLVRSSPKASFSTISAARPASCLSRSPFRQQCFTPAISINKSFSRAVSDKAQPEQPVQSTPPTAQQPAPGLPALDWDSFFKLRVKRRRYQILFSITNGMFAGSAGAIFLSTGSAEPIISQIPLDPFMTLGLMTLAFSGLGWLSGPSMGNQVFYLLNRQWKKQMTQKEAIFFERIKKNRVDPTNSSASNPVPDFYGEKISSVAGYRQWLKDQKAFNKKKTANFV, encoded by the exons ATGGCTTCCCCGCTCAAGACTTTCGTCTTGCGCATGCCTGCGACAGGTCTCGTGCGATCATCTCCGAAAGCTTCCTTCTCAACCATCTCTGCCGCTCGTCCCGCATCATGCCTCTCGCGCTCGCCATTCCGACAGCAATGCTTCACGCCCGCAATTTCGATCAACAAGTCTTTTTCTCGCGCCGTCTCTGACAAGGCTCAGCCGGAACAACCTGTCCAGAGCACACCACCAACAGCCCAACAGCCTGCGCCTGGCCTCCCTGCTCTGGACTGGGACAGCTTCTTCAAGCTGCGAGTCAAGCGCCGACGATACCAAATTCTGTTCTCCATCACCAATGGAATGTTTGCCGGCAGCGCAGGAGCCATTTTCCTCTCGACGGGCAGTGCGGAGCCGATTATTTCTCAGATCCCTCTCGATCCGTTCATGACGCTGGGACTTATGACGCTCGCGTTTTCAGGACTCGGATGGTTGAGCGGTCCTAGTATGGGAAATCAAGTTTTTTACCTCCTCAACCGTCAATGGAAGAAGCAAATGACCCAGAAGGAAGCCATCTTTTTTGAGCGCATCAAGAAGAACCGAGTTGACCCCACCAACTCGAGCGCCAGCAACCCTG TCCCTGATTTCTACGGCGAAAAGATTTCAAGTGTAGCTGGATACCGCCAATGGCTAAAAGACCAAAAGGCATTTAACAAAAAGAAGACTGCCAACTTTGTGTAG
- a CDS encoding hypothetical protein (BUSCO:41481at5125), translating into MESIQQQLESASPKKRKPHEQRQSRVAVHVPARRRDYIPGTGPALQPISLLPPQDSTAYILERIILPSPGLAADGHPLPRRMTYIVAWHDLPAAQLLVPAMDILEYVSPRALEEWEFANTEEQMEQETEKEETQTGDAPKPRRRGRPPKHSKIETAVVAVPDDDDNAVQRGAMTIATPTKNRLKDFEGLSDEDATPAVQLQWETTGESASTDDQGVYGGDSDGFGSTRAGVQTDQLRDSGSQYQESKQNHPPVIQIDSSSSSASSSRQSTPKVKAIKSTSKEKGKADKPKKKTATNGVLNGFQATESTSESVWSPQETVTYSNSGVETPDPEPSAVTARLVEEAASMQKKKSSKKSKSEKQSKSESRAPKASQPPPQQDPSHSTEQPEEPDELDELEEPDWEVKRIEGMEMYEAEGGDLVRYFKVRWEGDWPPDQNPTWEPESNLPNELVRRYLKNRKRKRPEAGKRTGGEKPQKPAAATQPPVAPSYKSRKSMKQTTLSWGIPAKQFKSVTEAFEGLEEDELTMPQYNEAPIQEQEEDEDDLFIVEEPPTKKSRV; encoded by the coding sequence ATGGAGTCGATACAACAACAGCTTGAGTCTGCGAGCCCTAAAAAGCGAAAACCACACGAACAGAGACAATCGCGAGTAGCTGTACATGTCCCAGCGAGACGAAGAGATTATATACCCGGGACGGGACCAGCACTGCAGCCCATAAGCTTGCTCCCACCACAAGACTCAACAGCTTATATCCTCGAGAGAATTATACTGCCCTCGCCCGGTCTAGCTGCAGATGGACACCCTCTACCGAGACGAATGACATATATCGTCGCGTGGCATGATCTTCCTGCGGCGCAACTGCTAGTTCCTGCCATGGACATTCTGGAATACGTCTCCCCGCGGGCGttggaagagtgggaatTCGCAAACACCGAGGAACAGATGGAACAGGAGaccgagaaggaagagaccCAAACTGGCGATGCGCCTAAACCCAGAAGACGCGGAAGACCGCCTAAACACAGCAAGATAGAAACTGCTGTTGTTGCGGTACCGGATGATGACGACAATGCTGTACAGAGAGGAGCTATGACGATAGCTACACCAACGAAGAACAGACTAAAAGACTTTGAGGGATTATCGGATGAAGATGCGACTCCAGCGGTGCAATTGCAGTGGGAAACAACTGGAGAGTCAGCTAGCACTGACGATCAAGGTGTATATGGCGGAGATTCGGATGGCTTTGGGAGTACACGCGCTGGTGTGCAAACTGATCAGCTGCGCGATTCTGGATCTCAGTATCAAGAATCGAAACAGAATCACCCTCCTGTTATACAAATTGactcttcctcgtcctcggCGTCCTCATCTCGTCAAAGTACGCCGAAAGTAAAGGCTATCAAGTCAACGTCCAAGGAGAAAGGAAAAGCAGACAAACCTAAGAAGAAAACAGCGACAAATGGTGTTTTGAACGGTTTCCAGGCCACAGAGTCAACTTCGGAATCAGTTTGGTCGCCACAAGAGACAGTTACGTACTCAAATTCAGGCGTTGAGACACCTGATCCTGAACCAAGCGCTGTCACAGCAAGGCTTGTTGAGGAAGCTGCCTCAatgcagaagaagaaatccTCGAAAAAGTCGAAATCTGAAAAGCAATCCAAGTCGGAGTCGAGGGCACCAAAAGCCTCACAGCCACCTCCTCAGCAGGATCCCTCGCATAGTACAGAGCAACCTGAAGAACCGGATGAATTGGATGAGCTGGAGGAGCCAGACTGGGAAGTCAAGCGTATCGAAGGCATGGAAATGTACGAAGCCGAAGGAGGAGATCTTGTGCGCTACTTCAAAGTTCGCTGGGAGGGAGACTGGCCCCCAGACCAGAATCCAACCTGGGAGCCTGAAAGTAATCTCCCGAATGAACTTGTCCGAAGGTATCTCAAGAACCGCAAGAGGAAACGCCCTGAAGCAGGGAAACGCACTGGAGGCGAGAAACCACAAAAGCCTGCTGCGGCTACACAACCCCCTGTAGCGCCCTCATATAAGTCTAGGAAGTCTATGAAGCAGACGACGTTATCATGGGGTATTCCAGCGAAGCAATTCAAGAGCGTTACCGAGGCTTTTGAAGGGCTCGAGGAGGACGAGCTTACCATGCCACAGTACAATGAAGCACCAATTCAAGagcaagaggaagatgaagatgatctTTTCATCGTCGAAGAACCGCCTACCAAGAAGAGTCGGGTCTAG